In Pseudoalteromonas sp. NC201, a single window of DNA contains:
- a CDS encoding Maf family protein produces MSISLYLASASPRRKALLSQLGYSFEQFSVDADESPLDDESALQLVERLACLKAQSGVALGYTDKPVLGSDTVVVIDGEALGKPRDKADFKAMMQRLSGHTHQVMTAIALADTSKVLSDVIVTNVTFKTLSETEIDAYWDTNEPQDKAGGYGIQGVGGRFVTEIQGSYFAVVGLPLYETDELIQRFLK; encoded by the coding sequence ATGTCTATCTCTTTATATTTAGCTTCGGCTTCTCCACGTCGCAAAGCGCTACTTTCTCAGCTGGGCTATTCGTTCGAGCAATTTAGTGTTGATGCTGATGAAAGTCCGCTAGACGATGAAAGCGCATTACAGCTTGTGGAGCGTTTAGCGTGTTTAAAAGCGCAATCAGGTGTGGCGCTAGGGTATACCGACAAGCCGGTTCTTGGCAGTGACACTGTGGTTGTCATTGACGGAGAAGCGCTTGGTAAGCCTCGTGATAAAGCGGATTTCAAAGCGATGATGCAGCGCCTTTCTGGTCATACGCATCAGGTGATGACGGCGATTGCACTTGCAGATACAAGCAAAGTACTGAGCGATGTGATTGTGACCAATGTGACTTTTAAAACGCTAAGCGAAACTGAAATTGATGCCTACTGGGACACCAACGAGCCGCAAGATAAAGCCGGTGGTTACGGGATCCAAGGGGTAGGTGGACGCTTTGTAACTGAGATCCAAGGTAGCTATTTTGCAGTTGTCGGCTTACCTTTATATGAGACAGACGAATTAATTCAACGGTTTTTAAAATAA
- the rng gene encoding ribonuclease G: MSSELLINVTPSESRVALIENGVLQEVQVERIGNLGIVGNIYLGKVSRVLPGMQAAFVDIGLEKAAFLHASDIVNSASIEEGVAESPVKKVQDIRELVKQGQFIMVQVVKDPLGTKGARLTTDITIPSRYLVFMPDATHVGVSQRIETEQERDRLKEIVAQYNDENGGFIVRTAAEGASEAELQHDAEFLKKLWQKIVTRRRKTSKAKILHEDLTLAFRTLRDYVGEDMERIRVDSKLTYQELKLFTEEFVPQLASALEYYPGERPIFDLFDVETEIQKALHRKVELKSGGYLIIDQTEAMTTVDVNTGAFVGHRNLEETIFNTNVEATSAIARQLRLRNLGGIIIIDFIDMVSDEHKRRVLHSLETALSKDRAKANINGLSALGLVEMTRKRTRESLEHILCDVCPSCSGRGSLKTVETVCYEILREIVRVNRAYDADKFMVYASPAVSEALINDEYHNLAELELFIGKQVSIQTESLYSQEQFDVVMM; this comes from the coding sequence ATGAGTAGCGAACTACTAATCAATGTCACCCCAAGTGAAAGTCGCGTAGCCTTAATCGAAAATGGGGTGCTGCAAGAAGTTCAAGTTGAACGGATCGGTAACCTAGGCATCGTCGGTAATATTTATCTTGGCAAAGTAAGCCGAGTTCTTCCTGGTATGCAGGCTGCTTTCGTGGACATCGGCTTGGAAAAAGCGGCATTTCTACATGCGTCAGATATCGTGAACAGCGCTTCTATCGAAGAGGGGGTGGCCGAGTCCCCAGTTAAGAAAGTGCAGGACATTCGTGAGCTGGTGAAACAAGGCCAGTTCATTATGGTACAAGTAGTCAAAGATCCGCTTGGCACAAAAGGCGCTAGGCTGACGACGGATATCACTATTCCCTCACGTTATTTGGTGTTTATGCCTGATGCGACGCATGTGGGAGTGAGTCAGCGTATTGAAACCGAACAAGAGCGTGACCGGTTAAAAGAGATCGTTGCACAATATAATGACGAAAACGGTGGTTTTATCGTTCGTACCGCTGCTGAAGGCGCTTCGGAAGCAGAGTTACAGCATGATGCGGAGTTTTTGAAAAAGCTTTGGCAGAAAATTGTAACGCGCCGCCGCAAAACGAGCAAAGCAAAAATTTTGCATGAGGATCTTACCTTAGCATTTCGCACCTTGCGTGATTATGTTGGTGAGGACATGGAGCGTATCCGTGTTGACTCAAAGTTAACTTACCAAGAGCTAAAACTTTTCACTGAAGAGTTTGTTCCCCAGCTCGCAAGTGCACTTGAGTATTACCCAGGTGAGCGTCCCATTTTTGACTTGTTTGATGTTGAAACTGAGATCCAAAAGGCACTACATCGAAAGGTTGAGTTAAAGTCTGGTGGCTACCTTATCATTGACCAAACAGAAGCAATGACAACGGTTGATGTCAATACTGGCGCGTTCGTTGGCCATCGTAACCTCGAAGAGACGATTTTTAATACTAATGTTGAAGCAACGTCAGCAATTGCGCGGCAACTAAGGTTACGAAACCTTGGTGGTATCATTATTATCGACTTTATTGATATGGTATCTGACGAGCATAAACGCCGAGTATTGCACTCTTTAGAAACTGCGTTGTCTAAAGACCGAGCGAAAGCCAATATCAATGGACTCTCTGCACTTGGTCTTGTAGAAATGACCCGCAAGCGCACGCGCGAAAGTCTAGAGCATATTCTTTGTGATGTGTGTCCATCTTGCTCCGGTCGTGGTTCACTAAAAACGGTCGAAACCGTTTGTTATGAGATCCTACGGGAAATCGTGCGTGTGAATCGTGCTTATGATGCCGACAAGTTTATGGTTTATGCCTCGCCAGCAGTGAGCGAAGCCTTGATCAACGATGAGTATCATAATTTAGCTGAGCTTGAATTATTTATTGGTAAGCAGGTTAGCATTCAAACTGAGAGCTTATATAGCCAAGAGCAGTTTGACGTAGTAATGATGTAA
- a CDS encoding YhdP family protein, producing the protein MQAKAVCFFCLRKAWQIFAITLVTLAVLVSALKYALPYVNDYRSNIEALIQKQLNVDISIGQISASWEGNGPALVLESLSFKDNKDSPISINIAKTSLQLNVFESVRQMQIASNYFVLEGFEADIDLSKLSAAQDQGAFEQQALIESLFLGDVGHFAVQNSRLNITFSSGKTHSLLLKDLVWQNSSALHEGAGEIALPGFSQGQFNARLSLSGRKLRELAGNIYVSADKVNPVDWLEELITLAHPDLKADINAQLWLGFEQGTLQDITVDIKPSTLTWQEDENQRTLALDDAQFLLKPDQQGWWVQSSGIQFSRNLEALAPILFEAKWHKDNKTFWLKDINANFLAELAQLAKFPGRDLLYGMNPNGQLSAAKFSLGTNNAFAAWGVIEEIAFEPFHGIPGIYGTRLEVNATDEQVRLNLSAEQTELLSKETFKDNIKLQQLSGDVYIRNQQAQGWQVSSPNFWLSNQDVALATEFSLQLSDDPRLDLYAELLGGRGEIASQYFPVSIMRKSLVDYLEAGIQGGQHLQTQVLLSGALSQFPFADKQGQFEVKSRLNDVTFGFAPDWPSVTSGDVTLHFENERMDIYAHRGELVNQSIDEGVVVSIADLNHADVLTVDISHSTEASTLQPFFVATPLADPLANILDIVQGKGDAKGDVQLVVDLKSGAVHAKGDIYLDNNPVFLAKPGMQLQQVKGVVSFDDDTIKVNNLTAKWLDMPLSLDLSGSGDKQNYQVTTKVSLEAGVEQLQPHANGIIDGYFEGNSVLSTELILNFADAGFNYKAKFASDLRGIASHLPDQFGKPADQAKLLSGTVLGDDISNLVTASLDNQLYFNGIVENGSGAMRNAHLIIGSKDEGLNASGFDITIKQQEVELLPWLPLINRIIKAPNSGSDPAFLPALNQVNGSFSKVTFSEIPFHDVDFTMAAIDGAMQLKINSKEMRSQVAIPASNSSRPIHINSDYLRLNLPKSEPQAQETVEKDVHSLDWLLSLPATEFVCGDCKVDEYQLDQVNMSLFGDGNRLNISELVIDKKDHKLNASGRFEQGKTTLSGALNSNDFGELTDEFDITSTIKDSRANIDFVLNWQGAPYEMDLPSLGGELTWRLGEGHLAEISDKGARVFSLLSLDSLIRKLRLDFRDVFSKGFFYNSMSGSVQLTNGIAITEDAKLDGVPADLTIRGYADLNTHEINYDLAVAPQVTSSLPVIMAWAVNPVTGLAALALDKVIHSARVISEINFKITGTMQEPVVTEVDRKSKEIELPKPVVPLSEEAMPDGADENTSKEAPAMNSESHPSATLKHSEQPLVSQNKESGNG; encoded by the coding sequence ATGCAGGCTAAGGCCGTCTGTTTTTTCTGCCTGCGTAAAGCGTGGCAAATCTTTGCGATCACTTTAGTGACACTCGCGGTGCTGGTGTCTGCGCTGAAGTACGCCTTGCCCTATGTTAATGATTATAGAAGTAACATCGAAGCGCTGATCCAAAAGCAACTGAATGTTGATATTAGTATTGGCCAGATCAGTGCGAGTTGGGAAGGCAATGGGCCTGCTCTGGTGTTGGAATCGCTCTCTTTTAAAGACAATAAAGACTCGCCAATCTCCATTAATATTGCCAAAACCTCTTTGCAGCTCAATGTATTTGAGTCTGTACGACAAATGCAGATCGCATCTAACTATTTTGTACTGGAAGGGTTTGAGGCCGATATAGATCTGAGCAAATTAAGCGCGGCTCAAGATCAAGGTGCTTTTGAGCAGCAAGCATTAATTGAAAGCCTTTTCTTAGGTGATGTTGGGCATTTTGCGGTGCAAAACAGTCGTCTTAATATCACCTTTTCTAGTGGTAAGACCCACAGTTTATTATTGAAAGATTTGGTGTGGCAAAACTCTAGTGCATTACATGAGGGGGCAGGAGAAATCGCATTACCTGGGTTTTCTCAAGGCCAGTTTAACGCTCGTCTTTCTTTGTCGGGGCGAAAGCTACGTGAATTGGCAGGGAATATCTATGTATCCGCGGATAAGGTTAATCCGGTCGATTGGTTAGAAGAGCTTATCACCTTAGCACATCCAGACCTAAAAGCAGACATCAATGCTCAGCTATGGCTAGGCTTTGAGCAAGGTACGTTGCAAGATATTACAGTGGATATCAAACCCAGTACCTTGACTTGGCAAGAAGACGAAAATCAGCGCACATTGGCATTAGACGATGCGCAATTTCTGTTAAAGCCAGATCAGCAAGGTTGGTGGGTGCAAAGTAGTGGTATCCAGTTTAGTCGTAATCTAGAAGCGCTTGCTCCTATTTTATTTGAAGCGAAATGGCATAAAGATAACAAGACCTTTTGGTTAAAGGATATTAACGCCAACTTTTTAGCTGAGTTAGCACAACTTGCTAAATTCCCTGGACGAGATTTGTTGTATGGTATGAATCCCAATGGTCAACTGAGCGCAGCGAAATTCAGTCTTGGTACTAATAACGCTTTTGCGGCATGGGGAGTTATTGAAGAGATAGCTTTTGAGCCATTTCATGGGATCCCGGGAATTTATGGTACCAGATTAGAGGTGAATGCGACTGATGAGCAAGTTAGGCTCAATTTAAGTGCTGAACAAACTGAATTGCTATCCAAAGAGACCTTCAAAGATAATATTAAGCTCCAGCAGCTCAGTGGTGATGTCTATATTCGCAATCAACAAGCACAAGGCTGGCAAGTTTCCAGTCCCAACTTTTGGCTTAGTAATCAAGACGTAGCATTAGCCACAGAATTTTCCTTGCAGTTATCAGATGACCCTCGGCTTGATTTATATGCGGAGCTACTCGGTGGGCGTGGTGAAATCGCTTCACAGTACTTTCCTGTCAGTATTATGCGTAAAAGCTTAGTTGACTATTTAGAAGCAGGGATCCAAGGTGGTCAGCACTTGCAGACTCAAGTCTTACTGAGTGGGGCGCTTTCACAATTTCCATTCGCTGATAAGCAAGGTCAGTTTGAAGTTAAATCACGTTTGAATGATGTTACTTTTGGTTTTGCACCGGATTGGCCTAGCGTTACTTCAGGGGATGTCACACTACACTTCGAAAACGAAAGAATGGATATCTACGCACACCGTGGAGAACTTGTTAATCAAAGTATTGATGAGGGTGTCGTTGTGAGTATTGCGGATCTAAATCACGCTGATGTGCTGACTGTTGATATTAGTCACTCCACAGAAGCGAGCACGCTACAGCCTTTCTTTGTGGCAACGCCGCTCGCAGATCCACTCGCGAATATATTAGATATTGTTCAAGGTAAAGGTGATGCAAAAGGGGATGTGCAATTGGTCGTCGACCTGAAATCAGGTGCCGTACATGCTAAAGGTGACATCTACCTAGACAACAATCCTGTTTTTTTGGCAAAGCCTGGCATGCAATTACAGCAAGTGAAAGGTGTGGTTAGCTTCGATGATGACACTATCAAAGTGAATAATTTGACCGCTAAGTGGCTGGACATGCCCCTGTCGTTGGACTTATCAGGAAGCGGAGATAAGCAAAATTATCAAGTAACGACCAAGGTCAGTCTTGAAGCTGGGGTTGAGCAACTGCAACCGCACGCAAATGGAATTATTGACGGCTACTTTGAAGGCAATAGCGTGCTGAGCACTGAGCTTATCCTTAATTTTGCCGATGCTGGATTTAACTATAAAGCCAAATTTGCTAGTGATTTACGGGGGATCGCGAGTCACTTACCCGATCAATTCGGCAAACCTGCTGATCAAGCTAAACTGCTAAGCGGCACAGTATTAGGGGATGATATTTCGAATCTTGTTACGGCAAGCCTAGATAATCAATTGTATTTTAATGGCATCGTTGAAAATGGATCCGGTGCGATGCGTAATGCACACCTGATAATTGGCAGTAAAGATGAAGGCTTAAATGCATCCGGTTTTGATATCACAATCAAACAACAAGAAGTCGAGCTGTTGCCTTGGTTACCACTGATCAACCGCATTATCAAAGCGCCAAATTCAGGTTCCGACCCTGCATTTCTACCAGCACTGAATCAGGTAAATGGTTCTTTCTCAAAAGTAACATTCTCTGAGATCCCTTTCCATGATGTTGACTTTACTATGGCCGCGATTGACGGCGCGATGCAGCTTAAAATCAATAGTAAAGAAATGCGCTCACAAGTGGCTATTCCAGCGTCAAACTCAAGCCGGCCTATTCACATTAATAGTGATTATTTACGTCTAAATTTACCTAAGTCGGAGCCGCAAGCGCAAGAGACGGTGGAAAAAGACGTTCACTCATTAGATTGGTTGTTGAGCTTACCTGCAACCGAATTTGTGTGCGGTGACTGTAAAGTTGATGAATATCAGTTAGATCAGGTCAATATGTCGTTGTTTGGGGATGGTAATAGACTCAATATTTCAGAGTTAGTGATTGACAAAAAAGATCATAAACTCAATGCCAGTGGCCGGTTTGAGCAAGGTAAAACGACGCTAAGCGGCGCGTTAAACAGCAATGACTTTGGTGAACTAACGGATGAGTTTGATATTACTTCGACCATTAAAGACTCCCGCGCCAACATAGATTTTGTCCTCAATTGGCAAGGCGCGCCATACGAAATGGATTTACCTAGCCTAGGTGGCGAGTTGACTTGGCGCTTAGGAGAGGGCCACTTGGCAGAAATAAGCGACAAAGGAGCACGTGTCTTTTCATTGCTGAGTTTGGACTCTTTGATCAGAAAGTTACGCTTGGACTTTAGAGATGTGTTTTCTAAAGGCTTTTTCTATAACAGTATGAGTGGTTCGGTACAACTAACGAATGGTATTGCGATCACTGAAGATGCGAAGCTCGATGGCGTGCCCGCGGATCTAACGATACGTGGCTATGCCGATCTCAATACTCACGAAATTAATTATGATTTAGCCGTCGCACCACAAGTCACGTCGAGCTTACCTGTGATTATGGCATGGGCGGTGAACCCTGTGACGGGATTAGCTGCACTGGCATTAGATAAGGTTATCCACTCGGCGCGAGTGATCTCTGAGATTAATTTTAAAATCACCGGAACGATGCAAGAGCCGGTGGTTACCGAGGTTGATCGTAAGAGTAAAGAAATTGAGTTACCCAAACCGGTTGTGCCTCTTAGTGAAGAAGCTATGCCAGATGGAGCTGATGAGAATACCAGTAAAGAAGCACCAGCAATGAATTCAGAATCACATCCAAGTGCTACACTTAAGCATAGTGAGCAACCTCTTGTGTCGCAAAATAAGGAAAGTGGTAATGGCTAA
- a CDS encoding carbon-nitrogen hydrolase family protein: protein MAKVIALPMCSAKAPQTNIDYLKSQLVKLVMEEPTLVCLPETWLAFCDNAQQTWEYAQHNEALLGELSALCQQYSIWLAAGTIAIPSQSDKYLAASYLFDSSGEIVARYNKIHLFDADVSDKTKQYRESERTERGQDVVVVDSPFGKIGLSVCYDLRFPGLFQMMRAKGAELFLVPSAFTCATGKAHWQPLLQARAIENQCYVVAAAQVGCHENGRETYGHSLIVSPWGEVLIDSGANLEPISQQLDSAFLDSIRQKMPVADHNRFKSEFL, encoded by the coding sequence ATGGCTAAGGTGATTGCATTGCCAATGTGCTCGGCTAAAGCACCCCAAACAAATATAGATTATCTTAAAAGTCAGCTGGTTAAGTTAGTGATGGAAGAGCCAACCTTAGTTTGTTTACCTGAAACTTGGCTGGCGTTTTGCGACAATGCGCAACAGACTTGGGAATACGCGCAGCATAATGAAGCACTGCTTGGAGAGCTTTCAGCGCTTTGTCAACAATATAGCATTTGGTTGGCGGCAGGTACCATCGCGATACCAAGCCAGAGCGATAAATATCTGGCTGCGAGTTACTTATTTGATTCGAGTGGCGAAATCGTAGCACGCTATAATAAGATCCATCTATTTGACGCCGATGTGAGTGACAAAACTAAACAATATCGAGAGTCTGAGCGAACAGAGCGTGGACAGGATGTCGTGGTAGTGGATAGTCCATTTGGCAAAATTGGATTAAGCGTGTGTTATGATCTGCGCTTTCCAGGTTTGTTCCAAATGATGAGAGCGAAGGGAGCTGAGCTATTTTTAGTCCCGAGTGCTTTTACCTGTGCAACGGGTAAGGCACACTGGCAGCCATTATTACAGGCGAGGGCGATAGAAAACCAATGCTATGTAGTTGCAGCCGCGCAAGTAGGTTGTCATGAAAATGGCCGAGAAACCTATGGACACAGTTTAATTGTATCGCCTTGGGGTGAAGTCTTAATTGACTCTGGTGCGAATTTAGAACCTATTTCACAGCAGCTAGATAGCGCGTTTCTTGATTCGATCCGGCAAAAAATGCCGGTTGCGGATCATAACCGATTTAAAAGTGAGTTTTTATGA
- the tldD gene encoding metalloprotease TldD: MSNVEQNLLTNSQLTREQLSQTLEYIHQHKVNYADLYFQSSYHETWVLEDGIVKDGSYNIERGIGVRAVSGEKTGFSYSDAINIEALTKAAEAARSIAQAGESSKVQVFSDVKAPIQFQPAQPITSMSDADKVALLREIEQCIRDLAPEAQQVVSSLSAVYEEVLIAASDGTFATDIRPLIRLNCSVLLEKNDRRERGSAGGGARLDYGYFKELVDGAPRWMQFAKEAVRQARVNLEAIDAPAGAMPVVLGSGWPGVLLHEAVGHGLEGDFNRKGASAFSGKIGEQVASSLCTVVDDGTIADRRGSLNVDDEGTPAAYNVLIENGILKGYMQDKQNASLMGVAPTGNARRESYAHLPMPRMTNTYMLAGEHSQEEIIRSVDKGIFASNFGGGQVDITSGKFVFSASEAYLIENGKITQPIKGATLIGNGPEVMKKVSMVGNDLALDRGVGVCGKDGQSVPVGVGQPSLKIDEITVGGTA, encoded by the coding sequence ATGAGTAATGTAGAGCAGAATTTACTGACCAATAGCCAGCTGACACGTGAGCAATTATCACAGACTCTCGAGTATATTCATCAGCACAAAGTAAATTATGCCGATCTGTACTTTCAATCAAGCTACCACGAAACTTGGGTGCTGGAAGACGGCATAGTCAAAGACGGCAGCTACAACATCGAACGTGGTATTGGTGTGCGTGCAGTGAGTGGTGAGAAGACTGGCTTTAGTTATTCTGATGCCATCAATATTGAAGCCTTAACCAAAGCTGCAGAAGCTGCGCGTAGCATTGCGCAAGCTGGCGAAAGCAGTAAAGTCCAAGTATTTAGCGATGTAAAAGCACCCATTCAATTTCAACCAGCACAGCCAATTACCAGCATGAGTGATGCGGATAAAGTGGCTTTACTAAGAGAGATTGAACAGTGCATTCGCGATTTAGCACCTGAGGCGCAGCAAGTGGTCAGTTCGCTGTCGGCGGTATATGAAGAAGTGTTAATTGCCGCAAGCGACGGCACATTTGCAACCGACATTCGCCCGTTAATACGTTTAAATTGTTCGGTACTCCTTGAGAAAAATGATCGCAGAGAGCGTGGTAGTGCCGGTGGTGGTGCGCGTTTAGATTATGGTTACTTTAAAGAGTTAGTAGACGGTGCACCGAGATGGATGCAGTTTGCCAAAGAAGCTGTGCGCCAAGCACGCGTGAATCTTGAAGCCATTGATGCACCAGCAGGTGCGATGCCTGTGGTGCTCGGTTCTGGTTGGCCGGGCGTTTTGTTACACGAAGCTGTTGGACATGGCCTAGAAGGTGATTTTAACCGTAAAGGTGCCTCTGCATTCAGTGGCAAAATAGGTGAACAAGTCGCTTCGAGTCTTTGTACTGTGGTGGATGATGGCACGATAGCCGACCGTCGCGGCTCTTTGAATGTGGATGATGAAGGTACGCCAGCGGCATACAACGTACTGATTGAAAATGGTATTTTAAAGGGCTATATGCAAGACAAGCAAAACGCGAGCTTAATGGGCGTGGCGCCTACAGGTAATGCGCGTCGTGAGTCTTATGCCCATTTACCGATGCCAAGAATGACAAATACCTACATGCTTGCGGGTGAGCACAGTCAAGAAGAGATCATTCGTAGCGTAGATAAAGGCATTTTTGCTAGTAACTTTGGCGGTGGTCAAGTGGATATTACCTCTGGTAAATTTGTATTCTCAGCGTCTGAAGCCTACTTAATTGAGAATGGTAAAATAACCCAACCAATTAAAGGTGCAACGCTTATAGGCAATGGTCCAGAGGTGATGAAAAAGGTCTCTATGGTAGGCAATGACCTTGCGCTTGATAGAGGCGTTGGGGTATGTGGTAAAGATGGTCAAAGCGTCCCTGTGGGAGTCGGTCAACCGAGTTTGAAGATTGACGAAATTACTGTCGGTGGTACAGCGTAA
- the yjgA gene encoding ribosome biogenesis factor YjgA, protein MAKHEQTTEEEIIYVSKSELKREALELHELGCEIAGLGKKQREKLPLTDELKEAMTVADRIRAKTDAYRRHMNYIAKTLRSTPNVEDIQAAMDLMLNKNNKADVLLNKIELIRDEVIAKGDSKINELLDKYPELERQKMRQMARQASKEVKAEKPGKAYKELFQYLKEAIMP, encoded by the coding sequence ATGGCTAAACACGAGCAAACGACCGAAGAAGAGATTATTTACGTTTCAAAAAGCGAGCTTAAGCGCGAGGCGCTAGAGTTGCATGAACTAGGCTGTGAAATTGCAGGGCTTGGCAAGAAGCAGCGTGAGAAGTTACCTCTAACGGACGAGCTTAAAGAGGCCATGACTGTTGCGGATAGGATCCGTGCTAAAACAGATGCTTACCGTCGTCATATGAACTACATTGCCAAGACATTGCGTAGTACTCCAAATGTCGAAGATATTCAGGCTGCGATGGATTTGATGCTAAATAAGAACAATAAAGCAGACGTATTGCTGAATAAGATTGAGCTTATTCGCGATGAAGTGATTGCCAAAGGAGATAGCAAGATTAATGAGCTATTGGATAAGTATCCTGAACTTGAGCGTCAAAAAATGCGCCAGATGGCGCGCCAAGCAAGTAAAGAAGTAAAAGCTGAGAAGCCAGGCAAAGCCTACAAAGAGCTGTTCCAGTATTTAAAAGAAGCGATTATGCCGTAA
- the pmbA gene encoding metalloprotease PmbA, with protein MTQPQQHPIYNQIDDVKNAVADVLAHAKKLGATSAEAAMSSTSGLSVSTRMGEVETIEFNQDGGLGISVYVGNHKGSASTADLSPEALRSVVEKAVDIARFTSDDPCNGVADKALLEMSPADLDLFHPWQVSPDEAIEQCIAAEKAALAFDPRIVNSDGASLSSHQGIRVYGNSHGLIAGFPRTRHSLSTMVIGKEGEQMQRDSAYALSRVHAELKSPEEVGLEAAQSTLAKLGSRKVSTRKVPVIFRADIANSLFGHLVSGIGGGALYRKSSFLLDSLDTQIFNRCVNIEEKPHLLRGLASSPFDSEGVKTIDREIITDGVLNTYLLASYAARRMNMQATGHAGGIHNWLVKPTHDDLTSLLESMGTGLLVTELMGQGVNTVTGDYSRGAAGFWVENGELQYPVSEITIAGNLKDMFMGIEGVGADIECRGAVQTGSILLNNMQIAGE; from the coding sequence ATGACTCAACCTCAACAACACCCTATATATAATCAAATTGATGATGTGAAAAATGCAGTTGCCGATGTGTTAGCGCATGCTAAAAAACTAGGTGCAACCTCGGCAGAAGCGGCGATGTCTAGTACCTCTGGTCTGTCTGTAAGTACACGAATGGGAGAGGTTGAAACCATTGAGTTTAATCAAGATGGTGGTCTTGGTATTAGCGTTTATGTGGGTAATCATAAAGGCTCAGCATCAACCGCGGATCTGAGTCCTGAAGCCCTGCGCTCAGTGGTTGAAAAAGCCGTAGATATTGCTCGATTTACCTCGGATGACCCCTGTAATGGTGTGGCGGATAAAGCCTTGCTAGAGATGTCACCAGCAGATTTAGATCTTTTCCATCCTTGGCAAGTTTCTCCCGATGAAGCCATTGAGCAATGTATTGCTGCTGAAAAAGCTGCGTTAGCATTCGATCCTCGAATCGTGAATTCTGATGGCGCGAGCTTATCGAGCCACCAAGGGATCCGTGTATATGGCAATAGCCATGGCTTAATTGCAGGGTTTCCACGCACCAGACACAGCCTGAGCACCATGGTGATTGGTAAAGAGGGTGAGCAAATGCAACGGGACTCTGCATATGCGTTATCTCGCGTGCACGCGGAGCTAAAATCCCCTGAAGAAGTCGGTTTAGAGGCGGCACAATCAACGCTTGCAAAATTAGGCAGTCGTAAGGTGTCAACGCGCAAAGTGCCTGTTATTTTTCGAGCGGATATTGCTAACAGCTTATTTGGGCACTTAGTGTCAGGTATTGGTGGCGGCGCGCTATATCGTAAGTCTAGCTTCTTGTTGGATTCTTTAGACACACAAATTTTTAATCGCTGCGTTAACATTGAAGAGAAGCCACATTTATTAAGAGGGCTTGCTTCGAGTCCTTTCGATAGCGAAGGTGTAAAAACCATCGACCGTGAAATTATCACAGATGGCGTGCTCAATACTTACTTATTGGCAAGCTATGCTGCACGTAGAATGAATATGCAAGCGACAGGTCACGCAGGTGGGATCCATAACTGGTTAGTAAAACCAACACACGACGATTTAACCAGCCTACTTGAGTCGATGGGCACTGGTTTGTTAGTCACTGAACTTATGGGGCAAGGTGTTAATACGGTAACTGGTGATTACTCTAGGGGAGCTGCTGGTTTTTGGGTCGAAAATGGAGAACTTCAATATCCTGTAAGTGAAATTACTATCGCTGGTAATTTAAAAGATATGTTTATGGGGATTGAAGGCGTTGGCGCTGATATTGAATGCCGAGGAGCAGTACAAACCGGCTCTATACTACTCAATAATATGCAAATAGCGGGCGAATAA